A stretch of the Sphingosinithalassobacter tenebrarum genome encodes the following:
- a CDS encoding Zn-ribbon domain-containing OB-fold protein, translating into MANRPLPKLDAVNRDFWTGGEQGELRIYHCGDCGTWVHPPRPVCRNCLSENVAPEAVPGTATVDTFTINHQPFMRDMEVPFVIARVALDGAPGVFLTTNIVNCPVEDVNIGDKVKVTFLQEEDVWLPLFEKIGEDA; encoded by the coding sequence ATGGCGAACCGGCCCTTGCCGAAGCTTGATGCCGTCAACCGTGACTTCTGGACCGGTGGCGAGCAGGGCGAGCTGCGCATCTATCATTGCGGCGATTGCGGCACCTGGGTGCATCCGCCGCGGCCGGTGTGCCGCAACTGCCTGTCCGAAAATGTCGCACCCGAAGCGGTGCCCGGCACCGCAACGGTCGACACCTTCACGATCAATCACCAGCCCTTCATGCGCGACATGGAAGTGCCGTTCGTGATCGCACGCGTCGCGCTGGATGGTGCGCCGGGCGTGTTTCTGACGACCAACATCGTCAATTGCCCGGTCGAGGACGTGAATATCGGCGACAAGGTGAAGGTCACTTTCCTTCAAGAAGAGGATGTGTGGCTGCCGCTGTTCGAAAAGATCGGGGAGGACGCCTGA
- a CDS encoding cytochrome P450, with protein MSEAATLSPAVERPDHVPESVCYDFDLFNDPEYREAPHERILGLIEQAPPVFWTPRNGGHWMIVSHKANFEASRDTEIFSSEVIPAAQIKAMMASMPADMPRVPMAVPINLDPPEHTKYRAPLQKTFSPKAMAALKGDIRKLAGELIDSMKPKGKANFMTEVAEPMPVQVFLKMFGLPLDRQAEYRKLVEEHLAAISLDAASMAQRMIRCAAIMRDTILERRDNPQDDIISMLWQTEIDGRPMTIEDMENYAVLLFIAGLDTVMNGMGHGVHRLASDLELQARLRAEPKLIPEAAEELLRRYTFTVPVRRVTRDIEFHGAPMQANDRAMLFLPGADLDPTEYKNPAEFNMKRENNVHIAFGGGPHRCLGSHLARIELQILYEELLARMPEFRLDPEHKVTYHGGHVIGPDALWLTWEA; from the coding sequence ATGTCGGAAGCTGCTACGTTGAGCCCGGCCGTGGAACGGCCGGATCATGTCCCGGAATCGGTCTGCTACGATTTCGACCTGTTCAACGACCCCGAATATCGTGAAGCGCCGCACGAGCGCATCCTGGGCCTGATCGAGCAGGCGCCGCCGGTCTTCTGGACGCCGCGCAATGGCGGCCACTGGATGATCGTCAGCCACAAGGCCAATTTCGAAGCTTCGCGCGACACCGAAATATTCTCCAGCGAAGTCATCCCCGCCGCGCAGATCAAGGCGATGATGGCGTCGATGCCTGCCGATATGCCGCGCGTGCCGATGGCGGTGCCGATCAACCTCGATCCGCCCGAGCACACCAAATATCGCGCGCCGCTGCAAAAGACCTTTTCGCCCAAGGCGATGGCGGCGCTCAAGGGCGATATCCGCAAGCTCGCCGGCGAACTGATCGACTCGATGAAACCCAAGGGCAAGGCGAACTTCATGACCGAAGTCGCCGAGCCGATGCCGGTGCAGGTGTTCCTCAAGATGTTCGGCCTGCCGCTCGATCGTCAGGCGGAATATCGCAAGCTGGTCGAAGAGCATCTTGCGGCGATCAGCCTCGACGCCGCCTCGATGGCGCAGCGCATGATCCGCTGCGCCGCGATCATGCGCGACACGATCCTCGAACGCCGCGACAATCCGCAGGACGACATCATCTCGATGCTCTGGCAGACCGAAATCGACGGCCGGCCGATGACGATCGAGGATATGGAGAATTACGCCGTCCTGCTGTTCATCGCCGGGCTCGACACGGTGATGAACGGAATGGGGCATGGGGTGCATCGCCTCGCCAGCGACCTTGAGCTTCAGGCCAGGCTGCGCGCCGAACCCAAGCTGATCCCCGAAGCAGCCGAGGAATTGCTGCGCCGCTATACCTTCACCGTGCCGGTGCGCCGCGTGACGCGCGACATCGAATTCCACGGCGCGCCGATGCAGGCCAACGACCGCGCGATGCTGTTCCTGCCCGGCGCCGATCTCGATCCCACCGAGTATAAGAACCCGGCCGAATTCAACATGAAGCGCGAGAACAATGTGCATATCGCCTTTGGCGGCGGCCCGCATCGCTGCCTCGGCTCGCACCTTGCGCGGATCGAACTGCAGATCCTCTATGAGGAACTGCTCGCGCGCATGCCCGAGTTCCGGCTCGATCCCGAGCATAAGGTCACCTATCATGGCGGCCATGTGATCGGTCCCGACGCGCTCTGGCTGACCTGGGAGGCCTGA
- a CDS encoding enoyl-CoA hydratase/isomerase family protein, which translates to MSDTEAPLLVTQEDAILIATLNRPDKLNALNGETMRLFEEALHRFRDDPALKVLLIRATGRYFCSGADLRSGDPVEPKRTGSGIRENHRIGLHGMHRIYDEMEHIEKPIVVAHHATCVGGGLELSLSCDFRLAAKSARYSFPESLFGVIPASNGVSRLTRIVGTHWARYLIMGNKPADADLALTMGLVHEVHPDEGFEEAALDFCRHLAKNNLEQMGVAKLAIEMAADVGLAQARNVERMANSTLMLNPEYLAGIEKYIAKLGSKGKKD; encoded by the coding sequence ATGTCCGACACCGAAGCCCCCCTGCTCGTCACGCAGGAAGACGCGATCCTGATCGCGACTCTCAACCGGCCGGACAAACTGAATGCGCTCAACGGCGAGACGATGCGGCTGTTCGAAGAGGCATTGCACCGTTTCCGCGACGATCCCGCGCTCAAGGTGCTGCTGATCCGCGCGACGGGCCGCTATTTCTGCTCGGGCGCCGATCTGCGCAGCGGCGATCCGGTCGAGCCCAAGCGCACCGGATCGGGCATTCGCGAGAACCACCGCATCGGGCTGCACGGCATGCACCGCATCTATGACGAGATGGAGCATATCGAAAAGCCGATCGTCGTCGCGCATCACGCGACCTGCGTCGGCGGCGGGCTCGAACTCTCGCTGTCGTGCGACTTCCGGCTGGCCGCGAAGAGCGCGCGCTATAGCTTCCCCGAAAGCCTGTTCGGCGTGATCCCCGCCTCGAACGGCGTCAGCCGCCTCACCCGCATCGTCGGCACGCACTGGGCGCGCTACCTGATCATGGGCAACAAGCCCGCCGACGCCGATCTGGCGCTGACGATGGGCCTTGTCCACGAAGTCCATCCCGATGAAGGGTTCGAGGAAGCGGCACTCGATTTCTGCCGCCACCTCGCCAAGAACAATCTCGAGCAGATGGGCGTCGCCAAGCTGGCGATCGAAATGGCGGCCGATGTGGGGCTCGCCCAGGCGCGAAACGTCGAGCGGATGGCGAACAGCACGCTGATGCTCAACCCGGAATATCTCGCGGGGATCGAGAAATATATCGCCAAGCTGGGGAGCAAGGGGAAGAAGGACTGA